The Exiguobacterium acetylicum genome includes a window with the following:
- a CDS encoding peptide ABC transporter substrate-binding protein, with translation MEKKKALALVGALTIAGSSLAACSTTDEGSKEGGSTSGEKASDKQVLNIISGSDIPALSPTVATDSVSFTVLNNVQEGLFRLDENQEATPGVAESVDVSEDGLTYTFKLRDSKWSDGSDVTAKDFEYAWKRVLDPKSGSQYAYIMYIIDGAEEYNTGKGKADDVAVKAVDDKTLEVKLTQPAEYFKSLTGFGSFMPLKQEFVEEQGKNFASKPDTFLYNGPFVLSEWKTDVGWTYKKNDQYWDKDNVKLEDINVKIVKEVSTGVNLYEKGDIDQAGLTSEFVDQYKDKEDFETRLDAAMYYIQMNFKNELLKNKDIRKAIDAGYDKAQMAEVLLNNGSIPAYYYVPKDFAKGPDGKDFRDGNEGFGSYDASAAKASFEKGLKEVGKKSMKLELLSYDDDNSKKISEYLKGEWEKNLPGLEVTIKQQPFKNKLDLESKGEFELSFAGWGPDYQDPMTFLDMWVTGGPYNRGKYTSDKYDSLIKSAQKEVDAEKRWASLKEAEKTLLEDDQAISVMYQRGVSSLRKPYVKGIVNHKVGADTSYKWAYIEGK, from the coding sequence ATGGAAAAGAAAAAGGCACTTGCACTCGTCGGAGCACTGACAATCGCTGGATCAAGTCTTGCGGCATGTTCGACGACAGATGAAGGTTCAAAAGAAGGCGGTTCAACATCTGGAGAAAAAGCTTCAGACAAACAAGTCTTGAATATCATCAGCGGTTCGGATATTCCAGCACTTAGCCCGACAGTCGCAACAGACTCTGTATCCTTCACAGTCTTGAACAACGTCCAAGAAGGACTGTTCCGTCTTGACGAGAACCAAGAAGCAACACCAGGTGTTGCGGAAAGTGTTGATGTTTCTGAAGATGGACTTACATACACGTTCAAACTTCGTGATTCAAAATGGTCGGATGGCAGCGACGTTACAGCAAAAGACTTCGAATATGCGTGGAAACGCGTCCTTGATCCGAAAAGTGGATCGCAATATGCGTACATCATGTATATCATCGATGGCGCAGAAGAATATAACACAGGTAAAGGAAAAGCAGATGACGTCGCAGTCAAAGCGGTCGATGACAAAACACTTGAAGTCAAGTTGACACAACCTGCTGAATACTTCAAATCCCTCACTGGTTTCGGTTCATTCATGCCACTAAAACAAGAATTCGTCGAAGAACAAGGCAAGAACTTCGCATCGAAGCCGGATACATTCCTTTACAACGGACCATTCGTCCTCTCGGAATGGAAGACAGATGTTGGCTGGACATACAAAAAGAATGATCAGTACTGGGATAAAGATAACGTCAAACTGGAAGACATCAACGTAAAAATCGTTAAAGAAGTCTCGACGGGCGTCAACTTGTATGAAAAAGGTGACATCGACCAAGCAGGCTTAACGAGTGAATTCGTTGATCAGTACAAAGATAAAGAAGACTTCGAAACACGTCTTGATGCAGCAATGTACTATATCCAAATGAACTTCAAGAACGAACTCTTGAAGAACAAGGATATCCGTAAAGCAATCGACGCTGGATACGATAAAGCTCAGATGGCTGAAGTTCTCTTGAACAACGGTTCGATCCCTGCTTACTACTACGTACCAAAAGACTTCGCAAAAGGTCCAGACGGTAAAGACTTCCGTGATGGCAACGAAGGCTTCGGTTCATACGATGCGTCTGCTGCAAAAGCATCATTCGAAAAAGGACTCAAAGAAGTCGGTAAGAAATCGATGAAACTTGAACTCCTTTCATACGATGATGACAACTCGAAGAAAATCTCCGAGTACCTCAAAGGCGAGTGGGAGAAAAACCTTCCAGGTCTTGAAGTTACGATCAAACAACAACCGTTCAAGAACAAGCTAGATCTTGAATCAAAAGGTGAGTTCGAACTATCGTTCGCAGGATGGGGACCTGACTACCAGGATCCGATGACATTCCTCGACATGTGGGTAACAGGTGGACCATACAACCGCGGTAAGTACACAAGCGATAAGTATGATTCGCTCATCAAATCGGCTCAAAAAGAAGTAGATGCTGAAAAACGTTGGGCGTCACTTAAAGAGGCTGAGAAAACGCTTCTCGAAGACGATCAAGCAATCTCCGTCATGTACCAACGTGGTGTTTCTTCTCTTCGTAAACCGTACGTCAAAGGAATCGTCAACCACAAAGTCGGTGCCGATACTTCGTACAAATGGGCTTACATTGAAGGAAAATAA